One segment of Ricinus communis isolate WT05 ecotype wild-type chromosome 8, ASM1957865v1, whole genome shotgun sequence DNA contains the following:
- the LOC8264076 gene encoding yrdC domain-containing protein, mitochondrial isoform X1 — translation MNIPARIADKFPLLSARHSFRGFPRLGLAPFLTQKRNIGIGYQKKMAWSLQRSNNVDTADKLGVVRPATELYAEEAVEALKAGKVIAVPTDTLYGFACDACSLEAVNRIYEIKGRKHTSPLAICIGDVSDIKHFAVTDHLPNGLLDSLLPGAVTVVLNRGESSALEKSLNPGLDTIGVRVPDCNFIREIAHGLGRAVALTSANLSGKPSSVCIKDFENLWEHCAYVYDGGVLPSGREGSTVVDLSRLGKYKILRPGSAKEETVEILEKHSLVEEVTTI, via the exons ATGAACATTCCTGCAAGAATTGCAGACAAATTCCCGCTTCTCTCAGCTCGTCACTCTTTCCGAG GTTTTCCCAGACTTGGGTTGGCGCCATTTTTGACTCAGAAAAGGAATATAGGAATTGGGTATCAAAAGAAGATGGCTTGGAGTTTACAGAGAAGTAATAATGTGGACACTGCGGATAAGTTAGGGGTTGTTCGTCCTGCCACTGAATTGTATGCTGAGGAGGCAGTTGAAGCACTTAAAGCTGGCAAAGTTATTGCAGTACCCACAGATACTCTCTATGGATTTGCTTGTGATGCTTG CTCTTTGGAAGCAGTTAATAGGATTTATGAGATCAAAGGACGTAAGCATACAAGCCCACTTGCAATCTGCATCGGAGATGTATCGGACATAAAGCATTTTGCGGTGACTGATCACCTGCCTAATGGCTTACTTGATTCTCTACTCCCAGGGGCTGTTACTGTTGTATTAAACAGAG GTGAGTCAAGTGCTCTTGAGAAGTCTTTGAATCCAGGATTGGATACTATTGGAGTTCGAGTGCCTGATTGCAATTTCATCAGGGAAATTGCTCATGGTTTGGGAAGAGCTGTGGCCCTCACAAGTGCAAACCTTAGTGGGAAGCCAAGTAGCGTTTGCATCAAGGATTTTGAGAATCTATGGGAACATTGTGCATATGTCTATGATGGTGGAGTGCTTCCATCCGGCCGGGAAGGATCTACAGTTGTGGACCTCAGCAGGCTAGGAAAGTACAAGATTCTTAGACCTGGAAG TGCAAAGGAAGAGACGGTGGAAATCCTGGAAAAGCACTCTCTAGTTGAGGAAGTGACAACAATTTGA
- the LOC8264077 gene encoding uncharacterized protein LOC8264077 isoform X2: MGTVEKPVNEVLDVGSSQGAPVSPLHKVDDLTGIVEEANQARQWKQKNLFLEIPSRTLDDPSQDSVVIKMPPTPSPTPRKVNFLLTPTSSDARACGSPGPSSTRGKSSLRSLLPKLSFKSRISMLDAEKAANLAPDSSCTMPREKPSISRSLSLSKIFTPRMKRTSSLPVTSIANSNPDSIRGGSISGALSSSGKGARRQISRSLSVPVNNKEKSIRRMDSFFRIIPSTPRVKEGDVILTASPGIDTETEDSDGEDIPEEEAVCRICLVELCEGGETFKMECSCKGELALAHQECAVKWFSIKGNKTCDVCKQEVRNLPVTLLRIQSVHARTTGASRALQADANGYSKKKICLGLCVKSICFGGSICTYFLLFGQLASSSISSPSNIFRVWCSNEW; encoded by the exons ATGGGAACTGTGGAGAAGCCTGTCAATGAGGTTCTTGATGTGGGTTCAAGCCAAGGAGCACCTGTTAGTCCTCTTCATAAG GTTGATGACTTGACAGGAATAGTTGAAGAAGCCAATCAAGCTCGTCAATGGAAgcagaaaaatctttttctagAGATTCCCTCGAGGACATTGGATGACCCTTCGCAGGATTCTGTCGTAATAAAGATGCCCCCAACACCTAGCCCAACTCCTAGGAAAGTGAATTTCCTCTTGACACCAACTTCTAGTGATGCAAGAGCCTGTGGGTCCCCAGGCCCCTCGTCAACTAGAGGCAAATCATCCTTAAGAAGTCTCTTACCTAAATTAAGCTTCAAGTCTCGAATTTCTATGTTAGATGCTGAGAAGGCTGCCAACCTAGCTCCAGATTCTTCATGTACCATGCCAAGAGAGAAGCCCTCAATCTCAAGGTCGTTATCACTTTCAAAGATATTCACCCCTAGAATGAAGAGAACATCATCTCTGCCTGTAACTTCAATTGCAAATTCAAACCCAGATTCTATACGTGGAGGAAGCATCAGTGGTGCACTTAGTTCAAGT GGAAAAGGAGCCCGGCGACAGATATCTCGCTCACTATCAGTCCCTGtcaacaataaagaaaaaagcattAGGAGGATGGATTCTTTTTTCCGCATAATTCCTTCAACTCCTCGAGTGAAGGAAGGAGATGTAATTCTTACTGCTTCTCCAGGCATTGATACTG AAACCGAGGACTCTGATGGTGAAGACATACCTGAAGAAGAGGCTGTTTGTAGAATTTGTCTGGTTGAACTATGTGAAGGAGGTGAGACTTTTAAGATGGAATGTAGCTGCAAAGGTGAACTTGCTCTGGCCCATCAAGAATGTGCTGTAAAATGGTTTAGCATAAAAGGTAACAAGACCTGTGACGTGTGCAAGCAAGAGGTCCGCAACCTGCCTGTCACTCTGTTACGGATCCAGAGTGTCCATGCTCGAACTACTGGAGCAAGTAGAGCTCTTCAGGCAGATGCTAACGGATACAG TAAAAAGAAGATTTGTTTGGGTTTATGCGTCAAGTCAATTTGCTTTGGTGGTTCTATTTGCACATATTTTTTACTCTTTG GTCAACTTGCAAGCAGTTCTATCAGTTCTCCTAGCAACATTTTCCGGGTTTGGTGTAGCAATGAGTGGTAG
- the LOC8264076 gene encoding yrdC domain-containing protein, mitochondrial isoform X2 has product MAWSLQRSNNVDTADKLGVVRPATELYAEEAVEALKAGKVIAVPTDTLYGFACDACSLEAVNRIYEIKGRKHTSPLAICIGDVSDIKHFAVTDHLPNGLLDSLLPGAVTVVLNRGESSALEKSLNPGLDTIGVRVPDCNFIREIAHGLGRAVALTSANLSGKPSSVCIKDFENLWEHCAYVYDGGVLPSGREGSTVVDLSRLGKYKILRPGSAKEETVEILEKHSLVEEVTTI; this is encoded by the exons ATGGCTTGGAGTTTACAGAGAAGTAATAATGTGGACACTGCGGATAAGTTAGGGGTTGTTCGTCCTGCCACTGAATTGTATGCTGAGGAGGCAGTTGAAGCACTTAAAGCTGGCAAAGTTATTGCAGTACCCACAGATACTCTCTATGGATTTGCTTGTGATGCTTG CTCTTTGGAAGCAGTTAATAGGATTTATGAGATCAAAGGACGTAAGCATACAAGCCCACTTGCAATCTGCATCGGAGATGTATCGGACATAAAGCATTTTGCGGTGACTGATCACCTGCCTAATGGCTTACTTGATTCTCTACTCCCAGGGGCTGTTACTGTTGTATTAAACAGAG GTGAGTCAAGTGCTCTTGAGAAGTCTTTGAATCCAGGATTGGATACTATTGGAGTTCGAGTGCCTGATTGCAATTTCATCAGGGAAATTGCTCATGGTTTGGGAAGAGCTGTGGCCCTCACAAGTGCAAACCTTAGTGGGAAGCCAAGTAGCGTTTGCATCAAGGATTTTGAGAATCTATGGGAACATTGTGCATATGTCTATGATGGTGGAGTGCTTCCATCCGGCCGGGAAGGATCTACAGTTGTGGACCTCAGCAGGCTAGGAAAGTACAAGATTCTTAGACCTGGAAG TGCAAAGGAAGAGACGGTGGAAATCCTGGAAAAGCACTCTCTAGTTGAGGAAGTGACAACAATTTGA
- the LOC8264077 gene encoding uncharacterized protein LOC8264077 isoform X1 produces MGTVEKPVNEVLDVGSSQGAPVSPLHKVDDLTGIVEEANQARQWKQKNLFLEIPSRTLDDPSQDSVVIKMPPTPSPTPRKVNFLLTPTSSDARACGSPGPSSTRGKSSLRSLLPKLSFKSRISMLDAEKAANLAPDSSCTMPREKPSISRSLSLSKIFTPRMKRTSSLPVTSIANSNPDSIRGGSISGALSSSGKGARRQISRSLSVPVNNKEKSIRRMDSFFRIIPSTPRVKEGDVILTASPGIDTETEDSDGEDIPEEEAVCRICLVELCEGGETFKMECSCKGELALAHQECAVKWFSIKGNKTCDVCKQEVRNLPVTLLRIQSVHARTTGASRALQADANGYRVWQEVPVLVIVSMLAYFCFLEQLLVGNMGTGAIAISLPFSCVLGLLSSMISSTMVKRRFVWVYASSQFALVVLFAHIFYSLVNLQAVLSVLLATFSGFGVAMSGSSILVEILRWRRRWIAQQHHHDLYLLTGPGQFPRTVNSSQPPSE; encoded by the exons ATGGGAACTGTGGAGAAGCCTGTCAATGAGGTTCTTGATGTGGGTTCAAGCCAAGGAGCACCTGTTAGTCCTCTTCATAAG GTTGATGACTTGACAGGAATAGTTGAAGAAGCCAATCAAGCTCGTCAATGGAAgcagaaaaatctttttctagAGATTCCCTCGAGGACATTGGATGACCCTTCGCAGGATTCTGTCGTAATAAAGATGCCCCCAACACCTAGCCCAACTCCTAGGAAAGTGAATTTCCTCTTGACACCAACTTCTAGTGATGCAAGAGCCTGTGGGTCCCCAGGCCCCTCGTCAACTAGAGGCAAATCATCCTTAAGAAGTCTCTTACCTAAATTAAGCTTCAAGTCTCGAATTTCTATGTTAGATGCTGAGAAGGCTGCCAACCTAGCTCCAGATTCTTCATGTACCATGCCAAGAGAGAAGCCCTCAATCTCAAGGTCGTTATCACTTTCAAAGATATTCACCCCTAGAATGAAGAGAACATCATCTCTGCCTGTAACTTCAATTGCAAATTCAAACCCAGATTCTATACGTGGAGGAAGCATCAGTGGTGCACTTAGTTCAAGT GGAAAAGGAGCCCGGCGACAGATATCTCGCTCACTATCAGTCCCTGtcaacaataaagaaaaaagcattAGGAGGATGGATTCTTTTTTCCGCATAATTCCTTCAACTCCTCGAGTGAAGGAAGGAGATGTAATTCTTACTGCTTCTCCAGGCATTGATACTG AAACCGAGGACTCTGATGGTGAAGACATACCTGAAGAAGAGGCTGTTTGTAGAATTTGTCTGGTTGAACTATGTGAAGGAGGTGAGACTTTTAAGATGGAATGTAGCTGCAAAGGTGAACTTGCTCTGGCCCATCAAGAATGTGCTGTAAAATGGTTTAGCATAAAAGGTAACAAGACCTGTGACGTGTGCAAGCAAGAGGTCCGCAACCTGCCTGTCACTCTGTTACGGATCCAGAGTGTCCATGCTCGAACTACTGGAGCAAGTAGAGCTCTTCAGGCAGATGCTAACGGATACAG GGTTTGGCAGGAAGTTCCTGTGCTTGTCATTGTTAGCATGCTAGCCtacttttgttttcttgagCAGCTCCTG GTTGGGAATATGGGTACTGGAGCAATTGCTATTTCACTTCCATTTTCTTGTGTATTGGGTCTCCTCTCATCCATGATCTCATCGACCATGG TAAAAAGAAGATTTGTTTGGGTTTATGCGTCAAGTCAATTTGCTTTGGTGGTTCTATTTGCACATATTTTTTACTCTTTG GTCAACTTGCAAGCAGTTCTATCAGTTCTCCTAGCAACATTTTCCGGGTTTGGTGTAGCAATGAGTGGTAGTTCTATACTGGTTGAGATCCTGAGATGGAGAAGAAGATGGATTGCCCAGCAGCATCACCATGATCTATATTTATTGACAGGACCAGGACAATTCCCAAGAACTGTAAATTCATCCCAACCACCGTCGGAATGA